In the bacterium genome, CATCCAGGCGTAGCTGCGTTCCAGGTCGGTTTCGGAGAAATGGATTTTGGGCTTGATCACCTGCTGAAAGTGGAGATCGCGCAGCGCCTTGTCGCGGAAGGCCGCGAAGCGGTACTGAAGCCGTTCATCCTTGGCCAAACCCAGCCTCCTGGCCTCATCGGCCAGGAGCCGGCGGTCGATGAGTTCATCCAGAAATTGCTCGCGCAGCTCGTGCGAATCGAAAACATTCGGCTGCTTGACCACCTCCAGATAGGCCGTCTTAAACTCCTCGAGGGTAATGCGCTCCTTACCGAGGCGCGCAACGCTGGGCTCTTTGCTGCTGCACGCCACAAGGATTAGAAGAAACCACGACGTGCCAAACCAAATGTGTTTCAAACACCCAACTCCGGATAGTCGATGAATCGCAGAGGGACGCAGAGGCACCTGTGAAAGCTGGCCTCTGCGTCCCGTATGATGGGGCTTGCTATTTGATGATCAGCAACCGGCCCGTGGTATTCCCGACGCCGGGTGCTTCGATGTGATAAATGTAGACGCCATAGCTGATATCCATGCGGTCCCGAGTGAGCATGTCCCACGCCTCAGAGCCGTCAGTCATGTCGCTGTTGTGCTCGAGCGTCTGCACCAGGGTGCCATCCACCGCAAAGATGCGGATGGTGCATTTCTGCGGCAGATGGATGAACTGAATCGAACGCGGACCTCGGCCGCTGGTGTAGGGATTAGTGGGCTCCCAGGCGGCGGTGACCACGTAGGGATTCGGAACCACCCGGATCTTGTCCAGATTTTTGGCAGCAAACGCCTTGTCAATCTTCTGACCCTTGACCACGAACTGATAGCGGACATTGCCGGTGAAGGGAAAGTCGGGATAGACATTCAGCGTATCTCCGGCGCCCAGGGGCCGGCCATAGGTGTTCCACCAGACGGTATCCTCGGAAGCATTGTTAAGGATATTGAAGGTGATCATCGTCGAATCGTTGGGCAGCTTTTCAAAGAGAACGATCCGGTCCTTGGCCGAGAACATCCCTTTCTTGATCTTTTTCGGAGTCAGGGTCTGATCGACAAGGGCGAAAGGCAGCTCCTCTCCGGTCTGCTTGTCGAATACCCGGAAATTGGCATCCGAGGGCGGCAGCGGGATCTTTTTGGTGCTGGTGGCCAGTTCGACCTGCAGCAGATCCGATTTCTTCACGATGTCGTCATAAAAGACCACCATATACTGGCGGGGATAGTAGGTGCCGCTCTTGAAACCGCTGAGATTGAAAAGAGTGAAGCGGATGTTATAGGCGGTGGTGAAATTGATATTGCTGCTCCACTGTACCCCGTTATAGATACGTTCTTCGGGCCGGTTGATCATCCCCTCGGGTGGATTAAAGATGGAGAACTCCATCCCATGCAGAACCTTGGTCATGGTGCGCGGATCGCCGTCGGCATCCTGATAGAGGTTTTCGATCTCAACCCACTTGCCAGCGCTGTACTGTTCGTTGACGATCATGACCGTGTCTTCGGGTTGCGCGGTATTGGTCAGATTGCGCAGTACGAATCCGGTGGTCACTGTGGGCATCAACTCATCGGGATCCGCCCTGTCGATGAGACCGTCATGGTCGTTATCGTGACGGTCCATCGATTTGTCGAGAAACTGCAATTCATAGCGGTCACCGTCGCGGATCTCATCCGGTTTGATATAGCGGATCCCGACAGCGCCCGAAGTCTTGCCGGTACCCATCTGACGCGGTTGTTCGCTCAAGCCGGGGCCGACGTAGCCGAGCGCGGGAGCCTGCGGCACCACCACGACCACATTGTCGCCGGTGGTGATGTCGCCGGATGCGTTGACCGAGACGTACATATTGGTCTCGGAGGGGGCGATATTCTTTTCGGGGCTGCCGCGGTCAAACGCATTGACAGCGTAATAGTAACGCCGGCCGTTGACCACCGGAGAGTCGACGAAAACGTGCACCAGACCGGTCTCATTACCGAGATTGAACTGCACGCCTGTTCCGAAGGTGTTCTGGAAAAAGCCGAAGACGCTGTCGACCTTGTCATAAATGGCCAGCGGTTTGACATAGCGGGTGTAGCCATACCCATCGGTGATGGCTCCGGCGTCCGTGAAACCGGGATCGGTCGCCCGGTAGATCTTGTAGCCCTCGAAATCGTACTCATGGAGATACCGGTCGACACTCTCCTCGGCGCGCGCATCCCAGTAAAGCGTGACCTTCTGATTTCCCGCCACAGCGCGAAGTTTGGGCTTCTCCGGCGCTACGGCGAAGTTATAGTTGGAATTGTAGATCTTCTGGACGATATCCTTGTTGCGGAGGATATCCTGCTGGTCATCGCCGTAGACCATGGCGACGGAGAAAGACTCTTCCTGGCCGGGAGCGAGCGGGAAATAGCCGCAAGAAAAGATATAGTCGGCATCGACATTTTCGAGGTGGCCGTCGAAATAGCCAGGGGCCGACTCGTCCCACATCTGGGCGTCGTTGCTGTAGGTGATGTTACCGTACTCGTAAAAGACGAAACTGGTGAGGCCGATCTGATCGGACTCGTCGACATCGGTGTGATCGACGTTGGGTTCTCCCGGCAGGTCGCCGATGCCGCCGGTGGGTAATCCATCGCCCTCGCCGGTGTCACCCGAGCCGCTCTTGCCGTCCATACCCAGGTCGTCGGTCTTGGGATCCCAATCCCCGTCGTTATCGATGCCGTCGGTACGCTTTTCGTCGATGAGCAGGTTGGTCAAGCCCTCGCCGGTGATATAATCCTTCGCCAGATAGTCGCGGTTGTTATACTTGGGATCGCGGATATAGAGGTAGTAGGCCATGGAATCGGGGGCCACTGCGCCGTCCGCTTCGTCGATGATGCCGTTGAGGTTGTCATCGACGCCGTTGCGCTCGATCTCGACCAGCGGCGCATTGGGTTTTTTCCAGAAGGTGGTCCCGTTGAAACGGAAGCGGACGCCCTCCGCGGGCATGGTCGTGACGGTGCGGGTGTATTCCTCACTGCCGTAATCGATGAGGACGATCTTATCACCGACGGCATAGCTTTTGAGGAAATCGTCGGTGGTGATCAAATGGCCGCCGCCTTTGATGCCATCGCCATCGTTATCGATGCCGTCCCGGAAGTTGCCGGGGCTTTCGAGGAAAGCGAAGCCGACCCAAGGCACGGGGCTGTAGCCGGCGGTGCCGATGTTGTCCCAGTCATAATTGACGGTCAGATCGAGCTCGCGGTAAAAGGTGGCGCAGTCGTCGTCATAATCGGTGTTGGCGCTGATGGTCGCGCCGATGGAGGCGCCGACGTTCAGACCGAAGATGGTCTTGGCGTGACGGAGTTCCCCGATGTTCTTGATCTGGTAAATCCAGAAGATGCAATCCTGCGCATCGGGATTGGACCACTGCAGCCCGCGGACGTTCTGGCGCAGGCCGATTCCGCCGCGCTGGGGCTCTGAAGCGATGGGCCGCGGCAGGGGCAGGCCGTCAATCTTCTTTTTGAAGCTCCAGTCATCCATCGAATAAAAGCTTTCCTCATCGGCGTTCTTCTGATCCTTGCCGAAATAGCCATTCCAGTGGCCACCCCAGCCGGGATCGAGGGCGTCGTCGAGCTTGTCCGGCCAAGTCGAAGGCCAGGTGTAGGCCTCATGGCTCATAGCCACGGCATGATAGGGATCGGCCTCCTTTTGGGCGAGATCATAGTAGCCCGGCAGCGGCTCGAAGCCGAGGAAGACACCGAGGGAGTCATGTGAAAAGATGTTGGGGTCCCAGCCCTGGCAAAAGACGCAGGGGGTGATTTTGGTAAAAGTGGAGTCCCCAAGGGAATCCAGGCCGGCGTAGGTCCGCAGCTCGGAGCTGACATACATCGAGGCGTTGCCCATCTGGATATGGCCGGAGTTGATCGGCCATTCTCCGGCATAAATGAGGCTGTTGTCGCCTTTGAGACCGCCGACCATGCCGTGATTGTAAAAGGTGACTCGGATCAGGTTGCCCGCATGCACGTTGCGGGCGCGATTCTGATAACTGCCATGGATCGTCTGCGCCCCCGCTTGCGCCAGGAGAGTGAGCAGTACCATGATGACAGCAGAACGCAATTTCATAACGCTTCTCCTTCCGCTCTTCTTACAGCGATAAAATTAGCGAGAACTTGTTCTGCCGGTCGAGGATGCCGTAATCGATCAGGGCATAATCCAGCAGCACATCCGTACTGAGCACCCGGGCATGAAGCCCCATGCCGAAGGTCAGGCCGCCCTCGCTGTCTTGCAGGAAGAGCTGGCGGTAACCGCTGCGAAGAGAAAGGAATTTTTTGAAGGTGTACTCCGCCCCCACATTGAGGTATTCCTTGTTATCGCTGGGATGGATGGCATCCACGGCGACGATTAGATCGTGTTCCTTGAGACCGAAGAAATCGGCGGCCAGGTTGGCGGAGAGGCCGACGCGGAAGAGGATCGGCAGCGGGAACTCGTCGGTGGAGAGCTGCGCATTGATGTTGCCGTTGTTGCCGTTGCTGGTTTCATCGATGTCGTGCTGCACGAGCATGTCGCGGCCTTGCATGCGCAAATCCCCGCCGAAATTGGAGATCGACATGCCGATCTTGAGATTCTTGAAAAAGGTGCGGTATTGCACGCCGATATCCAGGGCTAAGCCGCTGGCATCATCGTGCCAGATCGATTCGTGGACGAGCTTGCCGGTGCCGCCGATGGAGAATCGATCCGTCAGGCTGCGGGCATAACTGATCCCTGCCGCGAAGGAACTGGCCGAGACCATCTCGCCGTTGCCGTCGGGGTAGGTGATGGTGGTGCGTTCGATATCG is a window encoding:
- a CDS encoding PorV/PorQ family protein — protein: MIDKIKDLMRRREYAGRAVVMAALLALLMAPITPLQAQKISGVGTSSAAFLKIGVGARALGMGEAYSTQAEDITAMFWNPAGLAKVDRMQILLNHYDYLADMKFEYAGFTVPMRNLGTFGVFFSYLGMPDIERTTITYPDGNGEMVSASSFAAGISYARSLTDRFSIGGTGKLVHESIWHDDASGLALDIGVQYRTFFKNLKIGMSISNFGGDLRMQGRDMLVQHDIDETSNGNNGNINAQLSTDEFPLPILFRVGLSANLAADFFGLKEHDLIVAVDAIHPSDNKEYLNVGAEYTFKKFLSLRSGYRQLFLQDSEGGLTFGMGLHARVLSTDVLLDYALIDYGILDRQNKFSLILSL